In one window of Sporomusaceae bacterium FL31 DNA:
- the cbiA gene encoding cobyrinate a,c-diamide synthase produces the protein MDHCHIPRLVIAATNSGAGKTTIVTGILANLKKKGLSIQSYKVGPDYIDPGYHALASGKPGHNLDSWLIPSDQLEHIFIKTAKDNDIVIIEGVMGLFDGGRDGISSTAAIAKLLKAPVVLVIDVKSMGESAAAIAHGFKTYDPDVNLAGVIINRVGSESHRLMVCSAVERLGIPVLGCIGRNEKLSLPERHLGLTPVTEHVAEETLSIIADQLSQQVNIAELIKIAQTAPPLYLKDVNVTTKLKPAVRIGVAEDEAFTFYYPESLDVLKALGAELIPFSPLNDDKLPIVDGIILGGGFPEMFVGKLTKNASMRQAIFAAGKKGLPIYAECGGLMYLTSSISDFSGEIYEMVGLVPAISQMCKKLQSVGYIEAKALQDNLLCSANENIRGHEFHFSQMIPIENNDPFPWAFEFKKVRTGAVYPGGYAAKNILASYLHMHFAGNTHLAENFVQKCKEFQSKRSPIGG, from the coding sequence GTGGACCATTGTCACATACCGCGCCTGGTTATCGCTGCAACGAATAGCGGAGCAGGAAAAACCACAATTGTTACGGGAATTTTGGCCAATCTTAAGAAGAAAGGCCTCTCGATTCAATCTTACAAAGTGGGACCTGACTACATAGACCCCGGTTATCATGCTCTAGCAAGCGGTAAGCCTGGTCATAATCTAGATAGCTGGCTAATACCTTCAGATCAATTAGAGCATATCTTTATTAAAACTGCCAAGGACAATGATATCGTCATCATTGAAGGTGTCATGGGTCTATTTGATGGTGGTCGTGATGGTATTAGCAGCACGGCTGCAATTGCTAAGTTATTGAAGGCACCTGTGGTTTTAGTCATCGATGTAAAGTCAATGGGTGAGAGTGCTGCTGCTATAGCCCATGGCTTTAAAACTTATGATCCTGATGTCAATTTGGCTGGAGTCATCATTAACCGGGTCGGATCAGAAAGCCATCGACTCATGGTGTGCAGTGCAGTTGAACGACTAGGGATTCCAGTTCTTGGCTGTATCGGCCGCAATGAAAAATTATCCCTGCCAGAAAGACACCTTGGTTTAACACCAGTTACAGAGCATGTTGCCGAGGAAACGTTGTCAATTATCGCTGACCAATTAAGTCAGCAAGTGAATATAGCAGAATTAATTAAAATAGCTCAAACTGCCCCGCCTTTATATCTCAAAGACGTTAATGTGACGACAAAGCTAAAACCAGCTGTCCGTATTGGCGTCGCTGAAGATGAGGCATTTACCTTTTATTATCCTGAAAGTTTGGATGTGCTAAAAGCGCTTGGAGCCGAATTAATCCCTTTTAGCCCCTTAAATGATGATAAACTGCCTATTGTTGATGGGATTATTTTAGGTGGTGGCTTTCCCGAAATGTTTGTTGGTAAGTTAACTAAAAATGCCAGTATGAGACAAGCAATTTTTGCAGCTGGTAAAAAGGGGTTGCCTATTTACGCAGAATGTGGCGGTTTAATGTACTTAACCTCTAGTATTTCTGATTTTAGTGGTGAAATTTATGAAATGGTCGGGTTAGTTCCAGCCATCTCTCAGATGTGCAAAAAACTGCAGTCTGTAGGGTATATTGAGGCTAAAGCGCTCCAAGATAATTTACTTTGTTCAGCCAATGAAAATATTCGCGGACATGAATTCCACTTTTCACAAATGATTCCAATAGAGAATAATGATCCATTTCCTTGGGCGTTTGAGTTTAAAAAAGTGAGAACAGGAGCGGTCTATCCAGGTGGATATGCTGCAAAAAACATATTGGCTTCATATCTACATATGCACTTTGCAGGAAACACGCACTTAGCAGAAAACTTTGTGCAAAAATGCAAAGAATTTCAGAGTAAACGCTCTCCCATTGGGGGTTAA
- the cobU gene encoding adenosylcobinamide kinase/adenosylcobinamide phosphate guanyltransferase: MSKMILVTGGARSGKSLFAEKYAHHTGTKIAYIATAQIYDNEMKNRVDIHRSRRPAEWKTFEAPYAAEQAICEAAESADTILFDCLTIYTSNLLLAQTAPIDKADRYQSVKQAIDRLITSVESVNSTVIFVTNEVGMSIVPENALAREYRDLAGMVNQMVAASAHEVYLVVSGIPVNIKALAVKLAEEERNG; encoded by the coding sequence ATGTCTAAAATGATTTTAGTTACTGGCGGCGCAAGGAGCGGTAAAAGTCTTTTTGCCGAAAAATATGCTCATCATACAGGCACTAAGATTGCCTATATTGCCACTGCCCAAATTTATGATAACGAAATGAAGAATAGGGTAGATATCCATCGCAGCCGGCGTCCTGCTGAGTGGAAGACTTTTGAAGCGCCATATGCAGCTGAGCAGGCTATTTGTGAGGCTGCCGAGTCGGCAGATACCATATTATTTGATTGCCTAACCATTTATACCAGCAATTTATTATTAGCACAAACAGCGCCAATTGACAAAGCCGATCGTTATCAATCTGTCAAACAGGCAATTGACAGATTGATAACAAGTGTAGAGTCCGTCAATTCTACCGTTATTTTCGTAACTAACGAAGTAGGCATGAGCATCGTACCTGAAAATGCTTTGGCTCGCGAGTACCGGGATTTAGCCGGTATGGTAAACCAAATGGTAGCAGCAAGTGCTCACGAAGTCTATTTAGTTGTCAGCGGAATCCCAGTGAATATCAAGGCACTGGCCGTAAAACTAGCCGAGGAGGAACGAAATGGCTAA
- the cobQ gene encoding cobyric acid synthase, translated as MAKTIMLQGTSSHVGKSILTTALCRIFLQDGHKVVPFKAQNMALNSYVTKTGGEMGRAQVAQAEAAGLDPMVEMNPVLLKPTGNSCSQVILMGKPVGNMSAKQYHTEYSLQALGVVTECLQKLSENFDTIVIEGAGSPAEVNLKANDIVNMRIAKLLQAPVLLIADIDRGGALASVVGTLELLEPDERELVKGIIINKFRGDINLLKPALDFLEAKTGKPVVGVIPHLDNLGIDDEDSVSLDEKPVTTQLTDIEIVVLRTPKISNFTDFDSLANEPDVTVRYVRKGESIGNPDLIILPGSKNTTEDLLYLRNNGYETQIHALANAGTPIIGICGGYQMLGKEISDPEHTESDLDRITGLGLLDTKTTFIANKMTHQVTLSTYGTGFLGLNFAADHMTGYEIHMGRTEFLTPVQHAFTINSRSEQAMQYDDGVISDDGLVMGTYIHGIFDNDAYRRAILDALRVKKGLTPIGTTLNSYSRKQASYDRLASVVRQSLNMDLVNKLMGN; from the coding sequence ATGGCTAAAACAATCATGTTGCAAGGAACGAGTTCTCATGTTGGCAAAAGTATTTTAACCACAGCCTTATGTCGCATTTTCTTGCAAGATGGACACAAAGTGGTGCCTTTTAAAGCTCAGAATATGGCATTAAATTCTTATGTAACAAAAACTGGCGGCGAAATGGGGCGTGCTCAAGTCGCACAAGCTGAAGCCGCTGGTCTTGACCCAATGGTCGAGATGAATCCAGTGTTACTTAAACCTACTGGAAACTCATGCTCACAAGTTATTTTAATGGGCAAACCAGTTGGAAATATGTCAGCTAAACAGTATCATACCGAATACAGTTTGCAGGCGTTAGGAGTAGTAACAGAATGTTTGCAGAAACTTTCAGAGAATTTTGATACTATTGTTATAGAAGGTGCTGGGAGTCCGGCTGAAGTAAATTTAAAAGCTAACGACATCGTCAATATGAGAATCGCTAAATTATTACAGGCTCCTGTGTTATTGATTGCCGATATTGATCGTGGAGGAGCACTGGCTTCTGTTGTTGGTACTTTAGAACTACTTGAACCGGACGAACGCGAATTAGTCAAAGGTATTATCATTAATAAGTTCCGCGGTGACATCAATTTATTAAAACCTGCGCTTGATTTTCTAGAAGCAAAAACAGGAAAGCCAGTAGTAGGGGTAATTCCTCATTTAGACAATCTAGGGATTGATGATGAAGATTCCGTATCACTTGATGAGAAACCGGTAACAACACAGCTAACCGATATTGAAATCGTGGTACTCCGAACTCCGAAAATATCTAACTTTACTGACTTTGACTCCTTAGCCAATGAGCCTGATGTGACTGTACGGTATGTTCGCAAAGGCGAATCAATTGGCAATCCTGATTTAATTATTCTGCCAGGCAGTAAAAACACTACTGAAGACTTGCTATATTTGAGAAACAATGGCTATGAAACGCAAATTCATGCTTTGGCGAATGCAGGAACACCCATTATTGGCATTTGCGGCGGCTACCAAATGCTCGGAAAAGAAATTTCAGATCCTGAGCATACTGAGTCAGATTTAGACAGAATTACTGGCCTTGGATTATTAGATACCAAAACTACATTTATTGCCAATAAAATGACTCATCAGGTTACTTTATCGACCTATGGAACAGGATTTTTAGGGTTAAATTTTGCTGCCGACCATATGACTGGGTATGAGATTCATATGGGACGTACTGAATTTCTAACTCCTGTACAGCATGCTTTTACTATCAACAGCCGGTCTGAGCAAGCTATGCAATACGATGATGGTGTTATCAGTGATGACGGCTTGGTAATGGGCACTTATATTCATGGTATATTCGATAATGATGCTTATCGTCGGGCAATTTTGGACGCACTTAGAGTTAAAAAGGGCCTAACACCAATCGGCACAACATTAAATAGTTATAGCCGTAAACAAGCCAGCTATGACAGACTTGCCTCTGTAGTTAGACAAAGCTTGAATATGGATCTTGTAAATAAATTAATGGGTAATTGA
- the cobD gene encoding cobalamin biosynthesis protein CobD, with translation MPVMAVLVDGLVGDPRSKLHPVVLIGNLISFLESYLLNPKHSRKCQKWLGCILVILVLFSTYITTTVVMAVLAAMNPITVWVGGALLLSFTISPRSLAAAGQEIKQYLLQQNLEQARYKVGWIVGRDTKNLDVSEVTRATVETIAENIVDGIISPLFYFALGGLPLAFLYRAVNTMDSMIGYKSDKYIAFGMVAARTDDIFNFIPARITAALIIIAALILRFDSNNAFRSIKRDAHKHPSPNSGYSEAGVAGALGVRLGGTNYYGGVKSFRSYMGEEREKLAPVHIQQTISIMYLVTGLFVFFITLFIAMATPH, from the coding sequence GTGCCTGTAATGGCCGTTTTGGTTGACGGTCTTGTCGGCGATCCGCGTAGCAAATTGCACCCGGTTGTACTCATTGGCAATTTAATTTCATTTTTAGAAAGTTACCTATTAAATCCAAAGCATTCTCGTAAATGCCAAAAATGGTTAGGCTGTATACTGGTTATCCTTGTACTTTTTTCGACTTATATCACCACTACAGTCGTGATGGCGGTTTTGGCAGCTATGAATCCAATCACAGTATGGGTTGGTGGAGCCTTACTATTAAGCTTCACGATTTCACCCCGCAGCTTAGCTGCTGCCGGACAGGAAATCAAACAGTATCTATTGCAACAAAATCTTGAGCAGGCACGCTATAAGGTTGGCTGGATTGTCGGACGTGATACAAAAAATCTTGATGTCAGCGAAGTGACTCGTGCAACAGTTGAAACGATTGCTGAAAATATTGTTGATGGAATTATTTCACCATTATTTTATTTTGCCCTTGGTGGTTTACCCCTGGCTTTTCTATATCGTGCAGTCAATACAATGGACTCAATGATTGGCTACAAGAGTGATAAATATATTGCGTTCGGCATGGTAGCAGCAAGAACGGACGATATTTTCAACTTTATTCCTGCCAGAATAACGGCTGCATTAATTATAATTGCCGCTCTAATATTACGGTTTGATTCAAACAATGCATTTCGTTCTATTAAACGAGATGCCCACAAGCATCCTAGCCCAAATAGCGGTTATTCAGAAGCTGGAGTCGCAGGTGCCTTAGGTGTAAGGCTTGGTGGAACAAACTACTATGGCGGCGTAAAATCCTTTCGCTCCTATATGGGCGAAGAACGCGAAAAACTAGCTCCGGTTCATATACAACAAACTATATCCATCATGTATTTGGTTACTGGCTTGTTTGTTTTTTTCATTACATTATTTATTGCAATGGCAACTCCGCATTAA
- the cobS_1 gene encoding adenosylcobinamide-GDP ribazoletransferase: MQDFITGLQFLTRIRIINQTEWLPEKFGRSVKYFPLVGAVLGIVLAFIAHLLQSLLPSAGIYVPPHVIAALMLALTIILSGGLQCDGFMDTMDGIFSGRSRERMLEIMKDSRVGANGVMSFCLLLFIKWSLFLDISPTNLPIALFVMPILGRFAMVVGITLFPYARPEGIGKAFAAFAGKKSLLIAFAFTLLLLLPSSDKAAICITVTLLAAYGIGKYVTRLLGGLTGDIYGALTEIIEILVLLVFLF; this comes from the coding sequence ATGCAAGATTTTATTACTGGATTGCAATTTTTAACCCGTATTCGTATCATAAATCAAACAGAATGGTTACCGGAAAAATTTGGGCGCAGTGTAAAATACTTTCCGCTTGTGGGTGCTGTGCTGGGTATAGTGCTGGCATTCATTGCCCATCTTTTACAAAGTTTGCTGCCCTCTGCAGGCATTTATGTGCCTCCTCACGTAATAGCAGCACTCATGTTAGCTTTAACCATCATCTTATCGGGTGGTTTACAATGTGATGGTTTTATGGACACCATGGATGGAATATTTTCCGGCCGATCGCGAGAACGTATGTTAGAAATAATGAAAGATAGCAGGGTTGGCGCTAATGGTGTCATGTCATTTTGTCTGCTTTTATTCATAAAATGGTCTTTGTTCTTAGATATATCTCCCACTAATTTGCCAATTGCACTTTTTGTAATGCCAATATTAGGACGCTTTGCTATGGTAGTCGGCATTACTCTATTTCCTTACGCCCGCCCCGAGGGAATTGGCAAGGCATTTGCAGCCTTTGCTGGCAAAAAGTCATTATTGATTGCTTTTGCCTTTACGCTGCTTTTATTGCTGCCGTCTTCTGATAAAGCTGCCATATGTATCACGGTGACCCTATTGGCTGCATATGGAATAGGAAAGTATGTCACCAGATTATTAGGGGGATTAACAGGAGACATCTATGGAGCACTCACTGAAATTATAGAAATTTTGGTTTTGCTTGTTTTTTTATTTTGA
- a CDS encoding GHMP kinase — protein sequence MFACVKAPGSCGELVQGTLGGKNFLVTCPINLYSIATVKISSGPSFICAGDKVKEAIKKAMNYLDIEPTFNLTVQSDLPQGKGMASSSADISAACQALALSAGKSLTPDEIANIAISIEPTDGIFFPGIVMIDHIAGKDRLLLGSPPPITIAVFDVGGEVDTLYFNQRIDLKRLNDEKESKVQQALHFVKQGILAGDAELIGRGATLSAIANQAILYKPCLETVINLAKQHGAIGVNAAHSGTVLGILFRSDQLDDYDDCIQAVQNSCPEISFIKTVQLISGGLRIVGESDEQPQFF from the coding sequence ATGTTTGCATGTGTAAAAGCACCTGGTTCTTGTGGTGAACTCGTTCAAGGGACATTAGGCGGAAAGAATTTTCTGGTAACATGTCCGATCAATTTATATTCAATCGCAACGGTAAAAATCAGCAGCGGTCCAAGTTTTATTTGTGCTGGCGATAAGGTCAAAGAAGCAATCAAAAAAGCAATGAACTATTTAGATATTGAACCCACATTTAACCTCACTGTTCAATCAGATTTACCACAAGGAAAAGGAATGGCATCCAGCAGCGCTGATATTAGTGCTGCTTGTCAAGCACTGGCACTTAGTGCAGGCAAATCTTTAACCCCTGACGAGATTGCCAATATTGCTATTTCGATTGAACCAACTGATGGAATTTTTTTCCCAGGTATTGTAATGATTGATCATATCGCTGGGAAAGATAGACTTTTATTAGGTAGCCCACCACCAATAACGATTGCAGTTTTCGATGTTGGCGGTGAAGTAGATACGTTGTATTTTAATCAGCGTATTGATCTTAAGCGCTTGAACGATGAAAAAGAGTCAAAAGTTCAACAGGCTTTACATTTTGTAAAACAAGGTATTTTAGCTGGTGATGCTGAACTAATTGGACGTGGCGCAACATTGAGTGCGATAGCAAATCAGGCCATTTTATATAAGCCGTGCTTAGAAACAGTCATTAATCTTGCCAAGCAGCATGGTGCTATTGGTGTAAATGCCGCACACAGTGGAACAGTACTTGGCATTTTATTTCGTTCAGATCAGCTTGATGATTATGATGACTGTATTCAAGCAGTCCAGAACTCCTGTCCTGAAATTAGCTTTATAAAAACCGTTCAGCTAATTTCAGGAGGACTAAGAATAGTAGGTGAAAGTGATGAACAACCTCAGTTCTTTTGA
- a CDS encoding threonine-phosphate decarboxylase, whose product MNNLSSFEHGGNIYKAIRQSGLPNKQFLDYSANINPLGLAASVRKSIAESLDDIVHYPDVEAHDLKTAIAEYYQVNYPTITVGNGAVELLYILCHIRKPRRVLVLAPSFSEYERAARASDAIVEYYYLDEEKNFSLNITEVISRLSTVDIIFIGNPNNPTGNLVTNTELEVLIQAAENYNCMVVVDESFIDFLPNDSHYTCRNLLAKYQNLVILHSLTKFYAIPGLRLGFALTSPGLTQLLHLAKDPWNVNTLAQLAGIAALKSSDYQANTKEIIQTAKSEFFNQLREVHNIKCYQPAVNFILLNLAQTGLTANELKLRLFGKNILVRDCSNYPGLSPFFIRLAIKLPEQNSILLQALKQSIKR is encoded by the coding sequence ATGAACAACCTCAGTTCTTTTGAACATGGCGGCAATATCTATAAGGCAATACGCCAAAGCGGATTACCAAACAAGCAGTTTTTAGATTACAGTGCTAATATTAATCCTTTAGGGCTTGCAGCAAGTGTTCGGAAAAGTATTGCTGAATCTTTAGATGATATTGTTCATTATCCCGATGTAGAGGCACATGATTTAAAGACTGCGATTGCAGAATATTACCAGGTCAATTACCCTACTATTACTGTGGGCAATGGTGCTGTCGAATTATTATATATTCTTTGTCATATCAGAAAACCTAGACGTGTATTGGTTTTAGCGCCATCATTTAGTGAATATGAACGAGCAGCACGCGCATCTGATGCTATTGTTGAATACTATTATTTAGATGAAGAAAAAAATTTCTCATTGAATATCACTGAGGTCATTTCCCGCTTGAGCACAGTGGATATCATTTTTATTGGTAATCCTAATAACCCAACAGGCAATTTGGTAACAAATACTGAATTAGAAGTGCTGATCCAGGCTGCTGAAAATTACAATTGTATGGTAGTTGTCGATGAATCCTTTATCGATTTCTTACCAAATGACAGTCATTACACTTGTCGCAATCTGTTAGCAAAGTATCAAAATTTAGTCATCCTTCATTCTTTAACAAAGTTCTATGCAATACCTGGATTACGTTTGGGTTTTGCTTTAACGTCACCAGGCCTGACCCAGTTGTTGCATTTGGCAAAAGATCCCTGGAATGTTAATACCCTGGCTCAACTTGCAGGAATCGCCGCGCTTAAAAGTTCTGATTATCAGGCAAACACAAAAGAAATAATCCAAACCGCCAAGTCAGAATTCTTTAATCAGCTACGCGAAGTTCACAATATAAAATGTTATCAGCCTGCAGTTAATTTTATCCTGCTCAATCTTGCCCAAACCGGCCTTACAGCAAATGAACTTAAACTACGTTTATTTGGAAAAAATATTCTAGTACGAGATTGTAGTAACTACCCAGGTTTATCGCCATTTTTCATTCGTTTGGCAATTAAGCTTCCAGA